A stretch of the Vigna radiata var. radiata cultivar VC1973A chromosome 7, Vradiata_ver6, whole genome shotgun sequence genome encodes the following:
- the LOC106768418 gene encoding UPF0051 protein ABCI8, chloroplastic-like translates to MASLLCGLSISPLHSQPTRHSESIVPPTLNIKPPKPSRHVTVRAEVKETAATATSSDEKIREILRNRDYDKKFGFSIEIDSFSIPKGLSKETIRLISSLKEEPQWMLEFRLKAFEKFLSMKVPTWSDNSYPPIDFQDICYYSDPKNEQKKRPLESLKDADPELLRYFDKLGVPLNEQNRLANVAVDAVLDSVSIATTHRKTLEKAGVIFCSISDAIKEYPELVRKYLGRVVPSDDNYYAALNSAVFSDGSFCYIPKDTKCPMQISTYFRINALETGQFERTLIVADDRSFVEYLEGCTAPSYDRNQLHAAVVELYCGEGAEIKYSTVQNWYAGDENGKGGIYNFVTKRGVCDGSRSKISWTQVETGSAXTWKYPSVVLEGDDSVGEFYSVALTNNYQQADTGTKMIHKGKNTRSRIISKGISVGHSRNCYRGLVQVLSKADHARNSSQCDSMLIGDNAAANTYPYIQVKNPTARIEHEASTSKIGEDQLFYFQQRGIDYEKAMAAMISGFCRDVFNELPDEFGSEVNQLMSLKLEGSVG, encoded by the exons ATGGCGTCTCTCCTTTGCGGTCTCTCCATCTCCCCCTTACATTCGCAACCCACGCGTCACTCCGAATCCATTGTCCCCCCAACTCTAAACATCAAACCCCCAAAACCTTCCCGCCACGTTACGGTGCGCGCCGAGGTGAAAGAGACCGCCGCAACCGCTACTTCCTCCGACGAGAAGATCCGTGAAATCCTCCGCAACCGCGACTATGATAAGAAGTTCGGATTCAGTATAGAGATCGATTCCTTCTCGATCCCTAAAGGCCTCTCCAAAGAAACTATTCGTCTGATCTCGTCCCTGAAAGAGGAACCTCAATGGATGCTGGAATTCCGCTTGAAGGCATTTGAGAAATTCCTGTCCATGAAAGTCCCTACCTGGTCCGACAACAGCTATCCTCCTATCGATTTCCAGGATATCTGCTACTACTCGGATCCCAAGAACGAACAGAAGAAACGCCCTCTGGAATCCCTCAAAGACGCCGATCCCGAACTCCTCCGCTACTTCGACAAGCTCGGCGTTCCTCTCAACGAGCAGAATCGTCTCGCAAACGTCGCCGTCGACGCCGTCCTCGACAGCGTCTCCATAGCCACCACCCACCGCAAAACCCTGGAGAAGGCCGGGGTCATATTCTGCTCCATCTCCGACGCTATTAAGGAGTACCCCGAGTTAGTCCGCAAGTACTTAGGGAGGGTCGTGCCCTCCGATGACAACTACTACGCCGCGTTGAACTCCGCCGTCTTCAGCGACGGTTCGTTCTGCTACATTCCCAAAGACACCAAGTGCCCGATGCAGATCTCTACCTACTTCAGAATCAACGCGCTGGAAACGGGGCAGTTTGAGCGGACTTTGATCGTTGCCGACGACAGGAGCTTTGTGGAGTATTTGGAAGGGTGCACTGCGCCGTCATATGATCGGAACCAGCTCCACGCAGCGGTGGTGGAGTTGTACTGTGGGGAAGGGGCAGAGATAAAGTACTCCACGGTGCAGAATTGGTATGCTGGGGATGAGAATGGGAAAGGTGGGATTTACAATTTCGTGACAAAGAGAGGAGTGTGTGACGGGTCGCGGTCGAAGATATCGTGGACGCAGGTGGAGACGGGTTCTGCGATNACGTGGAAGTATCCGAGTGTTGTGTTGGAGGGAGATGATAGTGTTGGGGAGTTCTATTCTGTTGCTTTGACGAATAACTATCAGCAGGCCGATACGGGGACCAAGATGATACACAAAGGGAAGAACACAAGGAGTAGGATTATCTCTAAGGGTATATCGGTTGGACATTCCAGGAACTGTTATAGAGGGCTGGTTCAGGTTCTATCCAAGGCGGACCATGCGCGAAACTCATCGCAGTGTGACTCCATGCTTATTGGGGACAACGCAGCTGCCAATACCTATCCTTACATTCAG GTGAAAAATCCAACTGCAAGAATTGAACATGAAGCCAGTACATCTAAAATTGGAGAAGATCAATTGTTCTATTTTCAGCAAAGGGGAATAGACTATGAAAAAGCAATGGCTGCAATGATCTCTGGCTTTTGCCGTGATGTCTTCAATGAGCTTCCGGATGAATTTGGTTCTGAGGTGAACCAACTCATGAGCTTGAAGCTTGAGGGCTCGGTAGGTTAA